GTATACAAATTAACCAAGCATCCAAGATACAGTGTCGAATGAGGGTGCACTGCAATCAGATGCTCGTAGATGGCTGCCGCTTGCAATATGCGCTTATCTTCTTGGTACAGTTGCGCTGCTTGGCAATATTTATCCGCAGCACCACTATCGTTGAATGCCCACAAAATATCACCCTCCAATTGACAGGAAAATGCTAAGTCGTCAAACGAATGAGAAAGAAGGCGATACATGCCGAGCGCTCGTTCCTTTTCACCACGCGACACATACTCTGCTAGTCTAAACCATGCAATATTATATTTATCGACAGGAACCTGCTTCATTAACTCAGTCCTTCAAGAAAATACGGTACTTTTTTTCACGCAAAACTTTTAACGATCACTAATGTAATATAATTAGTTCGGAAATAAAAATTTTATAAAAAAATAATAGATATTTTAAGGAGAGAATGTAAAGAGTATTGAGTAATGAGATGGAATGGTGGAAGAATTGATAGATCATTTAGCAGTTCGCAAGCACCGAATATTTGTATATTTCGAATAAGCCCGCCTTCACTGAAGCTACGGCGCGCAGCCTACGCTTAGTTCTATCAACGTTTATTTTTTTATTAATATCAAGTCATTAGAGAAGTTGGCCGCGCCAGCCGAAGCCTTGGCGTAGGCTGGTGCCGGGAGTCGGAATTGAACCAACGACGCGAAGCTCTTCAGGCTTCCGCTCTACCACTGAGCTACCCCGGCAATAAATAAGGGATTTCATGAATTTCAGATACCTAGAATAGTACCTATTCCGTATATTTTGTCAACATTTCGATGATGAATAAATTTACAATGGCCGTAAGGATCAACCAAAAGCACTACCATTGATCCATGGAGAATGAACATACTGCCCTGAAAGCCTCCCCTATCGTCCATCCCATGCACCAAAATAATGAAAAAATCGATAAATTATATCAATTTGCCAATAAATTCATTCAAAATCAAGCGTCCTAACCACCCATAATCATAGTTCATATAACGATCCAATCGCAATAAACCCAATTTTACCCCCCCCACTTGACCAAGCGATTAAAATATGTATAATAGAAAAGATAGTTAATGTTTTTTGTTATAAATATTTACAATTTAATTATAAAAGGAGGTTCTCATGAACCGTATTTTCAAATTATTACTCGTTGCTCTGTGTGGATACTCAAGCGTTGGGTTGCAAGCAATGCAAATTCGCTACAAATCACCACTACAGATGCTATTATCTGGATCCCTATCAGCTACATGTAATGGCTGCCGAGGCGCATCGAGCTTTCATAGCTGTGGGCGTCAGAATAACAGACCTGAAGGACATTCGATGTCATCGTCGTCTACAGCCGCAGCTACTGCAGCCTCCTCATCTTCCCAAACAGAAACAAAACATGAAGAAGAATTCGATTTTGGATCCACAACCGTTGCAAAATTAAATATTTCAAGGCCTCACTATGTAAGCAATGATCAAAACAATGCTGCCTTGGACGAAAAACAACATGCAGAATTAAACCCAGAACAAGCAACCGAAAACTCAGAATTATCAAGACCCACTGCATACACTGAACTACTCAGCAAAGATCTGCAAGCGGAAGTAATTAAACAATGCCCTGATGAGGTAAAAGCTCTCATAAAACTCATACAAACGACCCAAAAAGGGGGGAGGGATATCTCAGATGACATTAAACTGAAAAGATTGGTACTGGTTGGCCTTCCAGGAACAGGAAAAACAACACTCGGTCAAGCCATTGCTCAAGAATGCAAATTACCTTGCTTTATGTATAAAGCAACCTTAATTGCAGATCAATATAAAAACTCTGGTGACAAAAATCTAGAGCATATTTTTAAAGAAGCCCTCAAGCTCAAAAAACCATGCGTCGTTATCATTGATGAATTACAAACACTCCTTGAAAGAAACAAGGATAAAAATGATTCCGATAAAAACATGACTCCATCATTATGGACTATGTTCGATGCATGCGAGAAAAGCGACATACTATTTATTGGTCTACTCAATCATCTTGAAGAAGAACCAAAAAAACAATTTATAGGCAGAGTAGACTACATAATAGAAATAGCAATGTCAGATGACGAAAAACGGGAAAATCTATTTAATTATTATTTCAATCAAAATCCAGGCGCAATATTCCCTACCAAATCATTACCAACATTAATCAAAAAAACTAAAAACCATGCCAACAGAGATATTAAATGGATCATCTCAAGAGCTGTTAGATCAGCACTCATAAACAGCAAAGACACTGATATTAAAATAGAAGTCACTATGAAAGACTTTGACAATGCACTAGAAGCACATGAAGAGCAGGGTCAAAAATTGATAGATCCTGAAATAAAAAGTTGGACAAGTAGCCGCAATCTTATGAAATATGCAAAATATGCACTTACCGCTGCACCCTATATTTTAAAACTAGGACACATGGGATACCAATATTGGACACAAAATCGCCAAATGAAAGCCCAAGAAGCACAAGCTGAAGCCAACGAAGTCAATGCGAATCACAGTGCCGCACTACAGCGCGAAGGATTAGACCTTCAAGCACAAGGTGCTGCAGAACAGAGAACTATGAATGAGTTCTCAAGAACAATGCAAGAGAGTGGTCATGCCTTGCAACAACAGGGACTAAGCCTTCAACGTGAGGGGCACACGCTACAAACAAATAGCGCTGCAGAACAAAAAGCAGTAAATGAGTTATCAAAAAACATGCAACTCAAGAGTCATGCATTACAAGAACAAGGATTGAACCTGCAACGTGATGGACATGCTCTACAGACAAACAGTGCTACAGAACAACGAGCGATGAATGAGTTTTCAAGAACTATGCAAACCGAGAGTCATGCATTGCAAGCACAAGGGGCTAAGACACAAGCAAAAATGAATGATTTTACTATGGGAGCCACTGCAATTAATTCAAGTAATGAAACCGACGCTACCAAGAATAAAGCAGTAGTGAAATTAGCAAACGACCTTTGCCAAGATGGTAAATTCACTACTGAAATACGCAAAGCATATTCATATGAAGTCGAAGGTGTATTAGCTAAAAAATAGTATTGTCGAATTACCAAACAATAATCGATGGCTTGTAAATGCAGGCCATCGATTAACTAAAAAAACAGAGGTTATCATGATTACTAAAGTACAAAATATCTTACTATCTCTATCTATTCTTAGTTCAACGTGTCTAGGTATGAGCCGCGATCTTGAACTCACACGAAACCAAATTGCTACACAAACAACCCAATCTATAGATACGACACCTGACTCGCTCAATGCCACAAGAAACCACACAACATACGATGCACTGAGTGATCATAGCAAGACTCAAATCCAAAATACGTTGCAACCTAAGGCCCAAAGTACAAGGCCACAAGCGCCATGTCTGGGCAAAATGTTAGAGCAATCAAAATCGCCTATGACGCTCACTCAAGCAATAACTATTCCAGTTACACTCAATCAGTCTAAGAATACCTCACAACCAGTAGCTCAAAAACAAAACCCAATCTTTGGATATATAGTTTTAGGGAACAATCCATCAAGACATCATTACGGCAACCCATCTATGCAACCGTACAGCAAACCATTTGTTGGCATTAAAATTGAAAAAGATTTTACCCCCTTTGCCAATAACCGCAGCCGAGATTACCAACCCCAACAACCATATCAATACGAAATACCCAAAGTAAAACAGGATGCCATAGACGCTGCTGTCAAACGTCATGTTACCAATATGCAACCAAAATCGTATGAAGAAGTTCAACAAAACACCCTTGCTTTGAAATCAGAATTAGCTGCAGCAGAAGCACACTATAAAACAGTGGAAAATAACTTTGGGTATTTTAGTCCCAATTATAAGGATCTCACTATCGCAAGCCAACAAATGTCACGCGAGCAGTTTAAAGAATATTATCAAACTGTCACTGAACGATGCAGATTAGAAGCGAAAATTGAAGAATTCAAAGAATGCCTGAAATATAATGACCAAGTTATTGCAGCATTCGACACGTTAATTTCACAAAAAGTAGCTATACAAAGTAAAAATTTTAGTTCAATGACTATCGATCAACTCAACAAAAAAATTGGATCACTAGAAAGTGATCGCGATACACTTGCAAAAAATATCGCAACCACAGAACAAAAAATTGATGTCGCCCAAAAGAAAGTCGATCAATTCGATGGCAAGCTTAAGGAATTTACCAGTGAGTCACTATCGCATCGTGTCTACGCTAACGTTAAAAGCTGGTGTAATGACAAAGATAATTATGCATGCCTAATGGAGAGAAGAGGGACTCCCGCTCACGCCCTTAACAACGAAAAGGGAACTCTTATTACTCTCAAAAAGAATGCAACTATCTTAACTGCTACAATCATAAGCGCTAAGACCATGCTACAAGTCAAGGAGTATCAACAAGTTCTGAGCCAACGCAAAAAAGATGGTACCTTATCAACTGAAGAAGCACAGCTATTAACCGCGATTAATCAAACTATTATTGATGGCGGCATAGGATCTTATCCGATCTATAACACCCTAACGCAAAGCGCCAAGGATTTACTC
This genomic window from Candidatus Dependentiae bacterium contains:
- a CDS encoding AAA family ATPase; translated protein: MNRIFKLLLVALCGYSSVGLQAMQIRYKSPLQMLLSGSLSATCNGCRGASSFHSCGRQNNRPEGHSMSSSSTAAATAASSSSQTETKHEEEFDFGSTTVAKLNISRPHYVSNDQNNAALDEKQHAELNPEQATENSELSRPTAYTELLSKDLQAEVIKQCPDEVKALIKLIQTTQKGGRDISDDIKLKRLVLVGLPGTGKTTLGQAIAQECKLPCFMYKATLIADQYKNSGDKNLEHIFKEALKLKKPCVVIIDELQTLLERNKDKNDSDKNMTPSLWTMFDACEKSDILFIGLLNHLEEEPKKQFIGRVDYIIEIAMSDDEKRENLFNYYFNQNPGAIFPTKSLPTLIKKTKNHANRDIKWIISRAVRSALINSKDTDIKIEVTMKDFDNALEAHEEQGQKLIDPEIKSWTSSRNLMKYAKYALTAAPYILKLGHMGYQYWTQNRQMKAQEAQAEANEVNANHSAALQREGLDLQAQGAAEQRTMNEFSRTMQESGHALQQQGLSLQREGHTLQTNSAAEQKAVNELSKNMQLKSHALQEQGLNLQRDGHALQTNSATEQRAMNEFSRTMQTESHALQAQGAKTQAKMNDFTMGATAINSSNETDATKNKAVVKLANDLCQDGKFTTEIRKAYSYEVEGVLAKK